The Radiobacillus deserti genomic interval ATGGATTTGGAAAGGAAGTGCGTTCCTAATCATGTCTATATTCCTTTCTATCAATCGATTAGTTCAAAAAGGAATAGAAGTACAGCTCATCGAAGAACGTGATGCTCGTTATGTACGTAACCAAATACTAGCATTATGCCATCTTACTAACTTTGTTGAGGAACAAACCATACATCCTATAACAGAAAGCCTTCCTGATCTTTTAGAAAAAATCGTTCAATATGCAATAGATGAAGCTATTATTGAAGACGTATTTGATGATAAAGAAATCTTTGCTGCGAATATCATGAATTGTTTCCTTTCCAAGCCATCGGACATTCACCAAAAATTTTGGAAGAAGTATAAGGAAGCACCTGAACGAAGTACGGATTATTTTTATCAATTAAGTCAGCATAGTAACTATATTCAAACAAAACGAATAGCCAAAAACATTCATTTCACTACAACTACAAAGTACGGGGAAATGGATATTACAATTAACCTTTCCAAGCCGGAAAAAGACCCGGAACAAATTAAGCGTGAGAAAGCCATGAAATCTAACACGAGCACGTATCCAGATTGTGTTCTTTGTCCTGCAAATGAAGGGTATGAAGGAAGAACCGGATATCCTGCACGATCCAATCATCGAATCATAGAGCTAGAATTAGCCAATGAACGATGGTTCCTACAATATTCTCCATACGTCTATTATAACGAGCATTGTATCGTATTAGCTGAGGAACATAGAGACATGAAAGTGGACCGTGACACCTTTGAAAGGCTGCTTTCCTTCGTCGATCTCTTCCCTCACTATTTTTTAGGGTCCAATGCAGATTTGCCGATAGTCGGAGGTTCGATTTTATCTCATGACCATTATCAAGGTGGACAATATACGTTTGCAATGACAAAAGCCAAAGAAGACTTTTCATTTTCTTTGAATGCTTTCCCAGACATCAACGCTGCAATCTTACATTGGCCTTTGTCCGTAATCCGATTACAATCCGAAAAAAGAAATGAACTCATTAATGTGGCAGACATGATTTTGAAGAAATGGAAGGATTACAGTGATCAGACGGCGAATATCCTTGCTTATACCGATTCTATGCCGCATAACACGATTACCCCTATTGCAAGAAAGAAAGGATATACGTGGGAGTTAGATTTAGTCCTACGCAATAACCGAACTACCGAGGAACATCCTCTTGGAATATTTCACCCTCACGAAGATGTTCACCATATAAAACGGGAAAACATCGGACTAATCGAAGTAATGGGGTTAGCTGTATTACCAGCACGTTTACAAGATGAATTAATGGAAATGAAGAAATTTTTACTCCATCAACCTCACCGTATCGAAACGTATCACCAGAAGTGGGCGGAGCAAATCAAGGAAAATTATTCGATTACCGAACAAAACGTTGAGGAGATCATTGAGCACGAATTAGGACAAAAGTTTACGAGAGTGTTGGAAGATGCCGGCGTCTTTAAACAAAATGAAAGTGGTAAGCAAGCGTTTCAACGATTTATCGATCACTTAAATAACTAGTCAAGGAGGAAGACCCCATGGAAATCATGCAAAGAGAACTTTCCATCCCTTATGAAGAGCCAATTACGGAATACACATTAAAAAATGATCGAGGTATGGAAGTAAGTTGTTTAAACTTAGGAGGAATAATCACAAAGATACTCGTTCCAGATCGTTATGGAACATTCGAAAATGTAGTGTTGGGCTTTAAAGACAAATCTGCCTATCTAGAAAATCCTCCGTTCTTAGGTGCATTAGTCGGGCGCGTTGCAGGGCGAATTCAATCTGCACAGTTCGAATTAGATGGAAAAAACTATACGTTGGAAGCAAATGATGGGCCGAACCATCTACACGGTGGAGCTAGTGGATTTCATCGTGTAGTATGGCAAGTAGAGCCTAAACAAACAGAAAACGACGTGCAGCTCGTGTTTACTTACTTTAGTCCCGATGGAGAAGGTGGATATCCTGGAAACCTTCACGTTAACGTAACGTATTCCTTAAATAATGCAAATGAGTTTACCATTCTGTATGAAGCGACATCTGATAAGAAAACCGCTCTTACATTAACGAATCATTCCTATTTTAATTTAAGCGGAAATCTAAAAACAGATATTCTAGCACATGATTTACAGATAAATAGCGATGTATTTGTGGAACTAGATGAGGCACTCATTCCTACTGGGAATCTATTAGATGTCACGAATACATCCTACGACTTCCGCAGCAACCGAACGATTAAAGAAGGTATGGAAGCTTCTCATCCGCAAAACAAAATTGCCGGTAATGGATATGATCACTATTTTATTCTGAACAACCAAGCAGATGTAGCGGCTATCGTAAGAGAGCCTATAAGTGGAAGAACATTAACAGTTCAAACCGAACAACCCGGGTTCGTTATGTACACGTCGAACATGCTTCCTGAGGATTTAGAGTTGGTGGAAGGGGCTTCCCGTAAATATCTCGGTCTTTGCCTAGAAACCCAAGCTTCTCCTGCTTCCTTGCACCATTCTGATGGATTTCCAAGTGTTATCCTAGATAAAGATGAGCAATATTCAAAAAAAACCACCTTTATATTCGGTGTAGAATAATGCAAAAAGCTACCTTCCATGGAAGGTAGCTTTAAGTATTCACCAACTAATTCATCATTTCGGGTTGAAATAACTCTACTAAAAGAAGTGCAATGGCACCCAATGAAGATGCAGCTTTTCCAAGCCTCGAAAATTCAACCTCTGTTTGTTTTGCTTCTTTTGTAAGGCCCCGATTTTGTATGGTCTTTTGAATTGAATCCTTTAAAAAAGGCTTCGCATTCGCAACCCCTCCACCTAAGACAATTCTACTTGGATTAACCGTATGGATAAGATTCGTGCAAGCAACTCCAATATACATCCCGACTTCCGTCCATGTTCGAATTGCGAAGGCATCCCCATTA includes:
- a CDS encoding aldose epimerase family protein; protein product: MEIMQRELSIPYEEPITEYTLKNDRGMEVSCLNLGGIITKILVPDRYGTFENVVLGFKDKSAYLENPPFLGALVGRVAGRIQSAQFELDGKNYTLEANDGPNHLHGGASGFHRVVWQVEPKQTENDVQLVFTYFSPDGEGGYPGNLHVNVTYSLNNANEFTILYEATSDKKTALTLTNHSYFNLSGNLKTDILAHDLQINSDVFVELDEALIPTGNLLDVTNTSYDFRSNRTIKEGMEASHPQNKIAGNGYDHYFILNNQADVAAIVREPISGRTLTVQTEQPGFVMYTSNMLPEDLELVEGASRKYLGLCLETQASPASLHHSDGFPSVILDKDEQYSKKTTFIFGVE
- the galT gene encoding UDP-glucose--hexose-1-phosphate uridylyltransferase, whose protein sequence is MSIFLSINRLVQKGIEVQLIEERDARYVRNQILALCHLTNFVEEQTIHPITESLPDLLEKIVQYAIDEAIIEDVFDDKEIFAANIMNCFLSKPSDIHQKFWKKYKEAPERSTDYFYQLSQHSNYIQTKRIAKNIHFTTTTKYGEMDITINLSKPEKDPEQIKREKAMKSNTSTYPDCVLCPANEGYEGRTGYPARSNHRIIELELANERWFLQYSPYVYYNEHCIVLAEEHRDMKVDRDTFERLLSFVDLFPHYFLGSNADLPIVGGSILSHDHYQGGQYTFAMTKAKEDFSFSLNAFPDINAAILHWPLSVIRLQSEKRNELINVADMILKKWKDYSDQTANILAYTDSMPHNTITPIARKKGYTWELDLVLRNNRTTEEHPLGIFHPHEDVHHIKRENIGLIEVMGLAVLPARLQDELMEMKKFLLHQPHRIETYHQKWAEQIKENYSITEQNVEEIIEHELGQKFTRVLEDAGVFKQNESGKQAFQRFIDHLNN